A segment of the Physeter macrocephalus isolate SW-GA unplaced genomic scaffold, ASM283717v5 random_611, whole genome shotgun sequence genome:
ACACATCAAAGTGTGTTTGTGAGGATTCAATTAGCTAATCCATGAAACTTAGGGTTCGATGAATAGTAAGTGCTTGGTAAATACAAGGTAAGATCAGTAATATTATTCCCAGTTGACAGctggggcacagagaagtgaagtcacatgtccaaggtcacacagctgggaagaggcAAGTCAGCATTTGTTTCGAGCCCCTGGATATCCAGGCGCCCCCATCCCACATGCCCTCCTGGAGGCCAGCTGCCCACTGCCCAGCTCACCTGGCTGGCATGATCAGcacccatgtgcagcaacatctTGACGCAAGCCAGCCTGTCTTGGGCCTGGGTACTCAGTACCGGGGGATATAGGTCGGGCGGGTGCATAGCAACGTTGAGGGCCAGGATGGCTGTGTGGAGAGGGGTGAGGCCTGCAGAGTAGAGACAGTGAGGACTCTACATCTGAGCACCGACCCCACCCAGCCacaccagccccacccaccctgcccaccacccaacTTACCCTCGAAGTCTCTGGCTTCGATGTCAACTCGAACCCCTGAGTTAATCAcagcctgggaggaggaggaggaggaggaggtagagAGCTGGATTAGGGTCTCCCCAGGCCTCCTAGCCCTGAAAGCCAGGATCTAGGCAATCAGTCCATCCCATTCATCCCACCTGCCAGGTGAACATACCGAGAGAACTCTTGGGAGCCCATACGTAGCGGCCACGTGTAAGACAGAACGCCCTTGATGGTCAGTGGCGTTGGGTTCTGCTCCCAGGTTCAGCAGATCCTCCACAATCAGGGGCTGGTTGGCAGCAGCAGCCACCAGAAGAGGGGTCTGCAGGAGTCAGGAAAGATCAGTCTggacccccagccccctcccctctgaaaaccaggaatccaGGCCTCCAGACCCTCTGCCCTCAGATCCAGGAGTCCAGGCCCTCAGCCCTCACCTTGCCCTTATGCTCACGAATGTCCAGATGTCTATACCCTTGGAGCATCTCAGCTGCGGCGTACGCGGCCCAGCGCAACCCTCGAGCCGCAAACAGGTGCAGGAGCCTGAGGATAGGTGGAAGGCAGCAATGAGCACAGCACCCCAGCTGAGCAGGGGAGCCTGCAGACTCCATTCCCCTGTACTCACGTGTCTCCCTCTTCGTCCTGGGCCAGCAGCTTCTGTGGCCCCAAAGCCAGCATGTGAGCACGGGCAGTGTCCAGGGATGGTCCGCTGACCACAGGAGGCAACTGTGGGGGTCCTGAAGGGAGTCCAGAACCTCTCCAGGATCCTGCCTGTGGCAGAGAAGGTTCTGCACACAGCCGAGTATCCAGCGGGTCCTGAAGGGTACAGGTGATGGGGAGAGCCAGTCAGCTGAGAATTCCCTCTTTCTACCACACACATATACCCATACAGAGTGCCAGGCAGAGTGGCTGGGCGTCCCATCTGCGCCAAGTGACCTTGGacctttgggcctcagttttgccCATCTGAGGAATGGGATCTTAACCCAGCCCCAGACATCTCAGAATGCTGCAGAAGGGTAACTGGGAATCTTAGGAGCCCTTCAGCACCCAGTTCCCATTCTGTATCTCACCTCCATCCCCAGGGGAAATGAACACGGCCGCCCGGGGTCCGATTGTGAGTAGAAGTCAGGAGTCAGGAAACATTCAGCAGCAGAAGCAGGGTAAGAGTAGGGCCTGTCCATGTAGGCAGCATGCGTGTTGGGGTCCCAGTCTGGAAAGCCCATGGGAGGTGCCAGGCTGCCAAGTCCAGAACCCACAGTCTCCTGGTGTGCTGGGAAGTGAGTATGGCCTGCGTGTGAGAGGAGGAGCAGGGGCAGGTCTGGTTACCAGTTAGGGAAGTCACAGCCCAGACAGGACCTGTGTGAGGGCCTGGAGTCCCCAAGGTACTGAGAGCTAGTACTTCTGGGGCACCAAGGAGCTGGAAGCTTGGACTTTTGGGACCTAAATGCCTGGGACACTGAGGGGTTGAGGGCCTAGATTCCAGGCTGGGAGCCTTGGCCCCTGAAGGACTATGTGCATAGACTACTGGGCTCCAGAGAATCTGGCTCTACTCCGCAGGTCTCAGCAAGAATGAGGGCCTAACTCCTAAGTTCCTGAAAGTTCTAAGAGTTGGGATGTTTGAGTCCCTGAGGGAAGCTGGGGCTAGGAGCTGAGGGAACCAGGTGAGTTTCCAGACTTACCAGCTTCACCCTTATTCACAGATGGGGtcaggggctgggccaggggagCCAGGAACTGTCCCTGTAGAGgcataagcaaaaagaaacaagggTGAATTTATCTGGCAGATTTCTCAGCATCCATTCCCCACCTACAGGGCATCTAGGTCAGGACTACGTCTCTCATCAGCCCTGAGGGCCCAGCAAGGCAGCAAGTCCTTGCCCAACAGGACATGGCCTCATGGGAGTTGTAGTTTACAGCGCTTCATGGGCCTCACCGGTAGCCCACCAGCGTCAGGCTGCTGCTGGCGGCGCCTTTGTTCTTCTAGGAGCTTCTTCACCGTCTGTGATGGGCAGTGGCTGCGCTCATTCCGGCTCACTgcggggtgaggagggagggaagttATCAGGGGTCCTTAGGTCACCCAGGTGCGCCGGGGAGTGGATCTGAGCGCCCTCTTCGCCCTCCCGCGCGGAAAAACTGGCACACTGATGCCTTCTGAGAACTCCAAAGCCAATCTAAGATTTCGGGTGCGGCGCCGCCTCCGcggtttccttccttttgctccGCACTTTCCCCTCTGACCCAACTTTCCACCAGCGTCGTGGAAACTGAGGAAGGAGGTGGAGGGCGCCCTCTGCaggccccctccctctgcctgccACTTCCGTGAaaaatcccaccccaccccacccccagatctCCCAATCCTGAGGGATTCGGGGCGTCGCCGGGCATCACTCCCCAGAGACGCACATCCAGGTTCCCAATATCTCTCTGCCCTAGAAGCTGCCCTGATACTTTTTCCTCGGGATACCAGGCCTCCGagtccccagcccctctcc
Coding sequences within it:
- the NFKBID gene encoding NF-kappa-B inhibitor delta isoform X2, which produces MPLQGQFLAPLAQPLTPSVNKGEAGHTHFPAHQETVGSGLGSLAPPMGFPDWDPNTHAAYMDRPYSYPASAAECFLTPDFYSQSDPGRPCSFPLGMEDPLDTRLCAEPSLPQAGSWRGSGLPSGPPQLPPVVSGPSLDTARAHMLALGPQKLLAQDEEGDTLLHLFAARGLRWAAYAAAEMLQGYRHLDIREHKGKTPLLVAAAANQPLIVEDLLNLGAEPNATDHQGRSVLHVAATYGLPRVLSAVINSGVRVDIEARDFEGLTPLHTAILALNVAMHPPDLYPPVLSTQAQDRLACVKMLLHMGADHASQEIKSNKTVLHLAVQAANPTLVQLLLALPRGDLRAFVNMKAHGNTALHMAAALPPGPPQEAIVRRLLAAGADPTLRNLENEQPVHLLRPGPGPEGVSTEPTPTAGCTPDPIIPDCRG
- the NFKBID gene encoding NF-kappa-B inhibitor delta isoform X1 — protein: MGFPDWDPNTHAAYMDRPYSYPASAAECFLTPDFYSQSDPGRPCSFPLGMEAGSWRGSGLPSGPPQLPPVVSGPSLDTARAHMLALGPQKLLAQDEEGDTLLHLFAARGLRWAAYAAAEMLQGYRHLDIREHKGKTPLLVAAAANQPLIVEDLLNLGAEPNATDHQGRSVLHVAATYGLPRVLSAVINSGVRVDIEARDFEGLTPLHTAILALNVAMHPPDLYPPVLSTQAQDRLACVKMLLHMGADHASQEIKSNKTVLHLAVQAANPTLVQLLLALPRGDLRAFVNMKAHGNTALHMAAALPPGPPQEAIVRRLLAAGADPTLRNLENEQPVHLLRPGPGPEGLRQLLKRSRVAPPGLSS